One window from the genome of Pantoea cypripedii encodes:
- a CDS encoding nucleotidyl transferase AbiEii/AbiGii toxin family protein: MDDLIKLFPDVADALGIESVAIVEKDYYIVELLRLLQPLVFDTHQLVFAGGTALSKSGMSLKRMSEDVDIKMVPVPGFTQNHSRSQRKNLRKNIVQRINKLIDESGMFSFDESYPCVIRDEYRYVEIPVRYPQKYAQVPCLRPFIKLELIEAVLLEASENRDICSLLTDLTKQGNIAKAFPCVTIESTQAEKLVAMMRRTAAIVRNVERENDESLVRHIYDNFCIVREKGVDVPLLKHFVHECIQQDIERYGNQYHEFRVSPVQELKMGLEELEKNIIYKQRYQQFVVPMVFGDTPISWDEAYACFHQTALDVLDIQSHKIGQYR; encoded by the coding sequence ATGGATGATTTGATAAAGTTATTCCCTGATGTTGCTGATGCGCTGGGAATTGAATCTGTTGCAATTGTCGAGAAAGATTATTATATCGTCGAATTATTAAGACTTCTCCAGCCCCTGGTATTTGATACTCATCAATTGGTATTTGCCGGGGGAACTGCTTTGTCAAAATCAGGAATGTCCTTAAAAAGGATGTCAGAGGATGTTGATATTAAAATGGTCCCTGTTCCTGGTTTTACACAGAATCATTCGCGAAGCCAGCGTAAAAATCTTCGTAAAAATATTGTTCAAAGAATTAATAAGTTGATTGATGAGTCGGGCATGTTTAGCTTTGATGAAAGCTATCCTTGTGTCATCCGTGATGAATATCGTTATGTGGAAATTCCTGTTCGTTATCCGCAGAAATATGCACAAGTTCCGTGCTTACGCCCTTTTATTAAACTGGAATTGATAGAAGCTGTTTTACTTGAGGCGTCAGAAAACCGTGATATCTGCTCTCTATTAACGGACTTAACAAAACAGGGAAATATAGCGAAGGCTTTCCCTTGTGTAACCATCGAGAGCACTCAGGCGGAAAAACTGGTAGCAATGATGAGGCGTACAGCTGCAATCGTGCGCAATGTCGAGCGAGAAAATGATGAATCTCTGGTTCGCCATATTTATGACAATTTCTGTATTGTCAGAGAAAAAGGCGTTGACGTCCCATTGTTAAAGCATTTTGTACATGAATGTATCCAGCAAGATATTGAGCGTTACGGTAATCAATATCATGAATTCCGCGTATCACCTGTACAGGAACTGAAAATGGGGTTGGAAGAGTTAGAGAAAAATATAATATATAAGCAGCGCTATCAGCAGTTCGTTGTGCCAATGGTGTTTGGCGATACTCCCATTTCATGGGACGAAGCCTATGCCTGTTTCCACCAAACGGCATTAGATGTACTTGATATCCAGAGTCATAAAATTGGCCAATATAGATAA
- a CDS encoding DUF2778 domain-containing protein, protein MIQCEMDYNEVSSDGKTVKLLCYGVGTFDVFSGENPTTNIAECAYKNKAALPPVTYWIVPRPVGSFANQVLSAIKDWQNGTDHSQWFGLYSDTTMSDQLFVHGVERGGFRLHPLRPDGGGESWGCITFYHMSQFELLRRTLLATPMIQVKPGVKAYGRVEVKGRTDYDNCTIK, encoded by the coding sequence ATGATCCAATGTGAAATGGATTACAATGAAGTCAGTTCAGACGGCAAAACCGTTAAACTACTTTGCTACGGAGTTGGCACCTTTGACGTTTTCTCGGGTGAGAATCCAACAACAAACATTGCTGAATGTGCTTATAAAAACAAAGCTGCGTTACCGCCTGTTACTTACTGGATTGTCCCGCGTCCGGTTGGCAGTTTCGCGAACCAGGTGTTAAGTGCCATCAAAGATTGGCAGAATGGAACTGATCATAGCCAATGGTTTGGGTTATATAGTGATACCACGATGAGTGATCAGCTGTTTGTTCACGGTGTGGAAAGAGGTGGCTTCAGGCTTCATCCTCTGCGCCCCGATGGTGGTGGAGAGTCATGGGGATGCATAACTTTTTACCATATGTCTCAATTTGAACTCCTGCGAAGGACATTACTTGCAACGCCAATGATTCAGGTTAAACCCGGAGTCAAAGCTTATGGACGTGTAGAGGTGAAAGGGAGAACGGATTATGACAATTGCACAATCAAGTAA
- a CDS encoding MetQ/NlpA family ABC transporter substrate-binding protein, whose protein sequence is MHKKVIAGLALFSLMTTWASAAALRVAADPVPHSEILNQIKQTDKHLDLKVIELNGNLNANELLARGDVDANYFQHVPYLRDQEKALGEKFVVVATVHIEPLGIYSHKIKSLKDIPDGAQVAVPNNVTNLSRALYLLQANGLIKLKGSGDASTLVTTADISDNPHHLKIIEIEAPQLPRALDDATLAIINGNYALQAGLVPSKDALALEQAKGNPYANVLVTTPKLAHDPRILELAKDLESKQTAEFINQQYKGSVIPVHL, encoded by the coding sequence ATGCATAAAAAGGTGATAGCTGGACTGGCGTTATTTTCGCTGATGACCACATGGGCTTCGGCGGCCGCATTGCGTGTGGCGGCCGATCCGGTGCCGCACAGCGAAATTCTCAACCAGATCAAACAAACGGATAAGCATCTCGATCTTAAAGTGATCGAACTGAACGGCAACCTCAATGCCAACGAGCTGCTGGCGCGTGGCGATGTCGATGCCAACTATTTCCAGCATGTGCCTTACCTGCGCGATCAGGAAAAAGCGCTGGGTGAGAAGTTTGTGGTGGTCGCGACGGTACATATTGAACCGCTGGGGATTTATTCGCACAAAATCAAATCATTAAAGGATATCCCAGATGGCGCACAGGTTGCGGTGCCAAATAACGTCACCAATCTGAGCCGCGCGTTGTACCTGTTGCAGGCGAATGGGTTGATTAAACTTAAGGGAAGTGGCGATGCCAGTACGCTGGTGACCACCGCCGACATTAGCGACAATCCGCATCATCTGAAGATTATTGAGATCGAAGCGCCACAGCTGCCGCGTGCGCTGGATGACGCCACTCTGGCGATCATCAACGGTAACTATGCCTTGCAGGCGGGTCTGGTGCCGTCGAAGGACGCGCTGGCGCTGGAGCAGGCGAAGGGCAACCCCTATGCCAACGTACTGGTGACGACGCCGAAACTGGCACATGACCCACGCATTCTGGAGCTGGCGAAAGATCTTGAGTCAAAACAAACGGCTGAATTTATCAACCAGCAGTACAAAGGTTCGGTGATCCCGGTACATCTTTAA
- a CDS encoding YecA/YgfB family protein — MNQGPLTEKELNWLEEMLEKYGNEHSVVDVAELDGMLTALLSGPNDIEPSEWLVAMWGGQKHIPKWSSEREMDRFMTLTFQHMNDIAERLSEFPDQFDPLFGTREMEGQEFTVVEEWCFGYMRGIALDDWSALPQAEQPALDTIALHGSEENFAKLDGFSPEEFEASIEAIRPAALQLHDYWQEQRLSQPEPAPQVPYFAGEKVGRNDPCPCGSGKKYKQCCMK, encoded by the coding sequence ATGAACCAGGGCCCGTTAACCGAGAAAGAACTGAACTGGCTGGAGGAGATGCTGGAGAAATACGGCAATGAACATTCCGTGGTGGATGTCGCCGAGCTGGATGGCATGCTCACGGCGCTGCTTTCTGGCCCGAACGACATCGAACCGAGCGAATGGCTGGTCGCGATGTGGGGCGGCCAGAAACACATTCCTAAGTGGTCCAGCGAGCGCGAAATGGATCGCTTTATGACCCTGACGTTCCAGCATATGAACGATATCGCCGAGCGTTTGAGCGAATTCCCGGACCAGTTCGATCCTTTGTTCGGCACGCGGGAGATGGAAGGCCAGGAATTCACCGTGGTGGAAGAATGGTGCTTTGGTTATATGCGCGGCATCGCGCTGGATGACTGGTCCGCCCTGCCGCAAGCCGAGCAGCCCGCACTGGATACCATCGCCCTGCACGGCAGCGAAGAGAATTTTGCTAAACTCGACGGCTTCTCACCGGAAGAGTTTGAAGCCAGCATTGAGGCGATTCGCCCGGCGGCGTTGCAACTGCATGATTACTGGCAGGAACAACGTCTTTCGCAACCTGAACCTGCGCCGCAGGTGCCGTATTTTGCCGGGGAAAAAGTGGGACGTAACGATCCCTGCCCGTGTGGCAGCGGCAAGAAATACAAGCAGTGCTGCATGAAATAA
- a CDS encoding AraC family transcriptional regulator, giving the protein MSANKSDAYHQRFNKVFDYIDQHLDDALLLEQLSEVAHFSPYHFHRQFTGYCGITPGRYIQLMRLKRASYRLAFNSAEKIIDIALDAGFQHAESFSRAFKQVFAMTPSEFRQQPAWVRWHQCMPTLQPKRRERMPVTIIDFPTTPVAMLSHFGLPEQIMETAARFIAWRKTTGFSPIASSQTFGIAPHDPATTPPETFRFDICGSVTSPIPEDNPFGVVNAMIPAGRCAQLRHLGSHDALSESAWTLYRDWLPASGEELRDFPLFFHYQNFIHDVPEHQLITDIYLPLK; this is encoded by the coding sequence ATGTCAGCCAATAAATCGGATGCTTATCACCAGCGCTTCAATAAGGTGTTCGATTATATCGATCAACATCTGGACGATGCGCTGCTGCTGGAACAGCTGAGCGAAGTTGCCCATTTTTCGCCGTACCATTTTCACCGCCAGTTTACTGGCTACTGTGGTATCACGCCGGGGCGCTATATCCAGTTGATGCGTCTGAAACGCGCGTCATATCGGCTGGCATTTAATTCTGCCGAGAAAATTATCGACATTGCACTGGATGCGGGATTTCAGCACGCCGAGTCGTTCAGCCGGGCTTTTAAACAGGTGTTTGCCATGACGCCGAGCGAATTCCGCCAGCAGCCCGCCTGGGTCCGATGGCACCAGTGCATGCCAACGCTACAGCCAAAACGGAGAGAGAGGATGCCAGTCACTATCATAGATTTTCCCACCACCCCGGTGGCGATGTTGTCGCATTTCGGTCTGCCGGAGCAGATTATGGAGACCGCGGCGCGCTTTATCGCCTGGCGCAAAACCACGGGATTCTCCCCCATCGCCAGCAGCCAGACTTTTGGTATCGCGCCCCATGATCCCGCCACCACACCACCGGAAACATTCCGCTTTGATATCTGTGGTTCGGTCACGTCACCGATTCCGGAAGATAATCCCTTCGGTGTGGTGAATGCGATGATTCCGGCAGGACGCTGTGCGCAGCTGCGTCATCTGGGTTCGCACGATGCCTTATCGGAAAGTGCATGGACGCTCTATCGGGACTGGCTACCCGCCAGCGGCGAAGAACTGCGTGATTTCCCGTTGTTCTTTCACTACCAGAATTTTATTCATGACGTCCCTGAGCATCAGCTCATCACTGACATCTATCTGCCATTGAAATAG
- a CDS encoding DUF6088 family protein, which translates to MTIKALIQSRLKRSKRYVFTRDDFKDLAGYDQIGRVLRELVNEGQLLKVGYGVYTKARKNAITGKLMPAAPGGSAAVVIEALKRLKVEYRLVGASDDYNRGKSTQIPASLEIKTSPRFKRTLSVGNSKLNG; encoded by the coding sequence ATGACAATTAAAGCTCTCATTCAGTCGCGGCTGAAACGCTCAAAACGTTATGTTTTCACGCGTGATGATTTCAAGGATCTGGCTGGTTACGATCAGATTGGCAGAGTATTGCGTGAACTGGTGAATGAAGGTCAATTACTGAAAGTCGGTTATGGTGTTTACACCAAAGCACGTAAAAATGCGATTACCGGGAAGTTGATGCCTGCGGCACCAGGTGGTTCTGCGGCAGTCGTGATTGAGGCACTGAAACGGCTAAAGGTTGAATATCGCCTGGTCGGGGCGTCTGATGACTACAACCGTGGCAAATCCACTCAGATTCCTGCTTCTCTGGAAATCAAAACGTCACCACGTTTTAAAAGGACTTTATCTGTGGGAAACAGCAAATTAAATGGATGA
- a CDS encoding LysR family transcriptional regulator yields the protein MNIGNLDLNLLLTLDVLLAELNVTRAAQRLNLTQPSVSAQLARLRGIFDDPLLLPGPRGMLPTARAEALREPLRLALESLQRAVAPPDDFDPAKAHLTWRIAATDYMSSAILLPAINRLRVAAPECRVAVFGLNPPMVAQQLEKAELDLIFHTGDHAPETLHQRKLFSERYMLAGRKGHPRLRPGLTLDEFCQLEHLIVSPDGGGFSAATDSALAKLGRSRRVVLSVPHFLFMLEVLASSDLVAVLPERLVRASTQLQVIEPPIEVPGFDILMMWHERVQRDPAHQWLRQQMLAVV from the coding sequence ATGAATATCGGAAATCTGGATCTAAATTTGCTGCTGACGCTGGATGTATTGCTGGCGGAACTCAACGTGACGCGTGCAGCGCAGCGTCTTAACCTGACTCAGCCTTCGGTCAGTGCCCAGCTGGCGCGGCTGCGCGGCATCTTTGACGATCCACTTTTATTGCCGGGGCCGCGTGGTATGTTGCCGACAGCACGGGCTGAAGCGCTGCGGGAACCATTACGGCTGGCGCTGGAATCGCTGCAACGGGCGGTTGCCCCACCGGATGATTTCGATCCGGCAAAGGCGCATCTCACCTGGCGCATCGCTGCCACCGATTATATGTCCTCAGCGATTCTGTTACCGGCCATCAACAGGTTACGTGTCGCCGCACCGGAGTGTCGCGTGGCGGTATTCGGCCTCAACCCGCCAATGGTGGCCCAGCAGCTGGAGAAGGCCGAGCTGGATTTGATTTTCCATACCGGTGACCACGCCCCGGAAACGCTGCATCAGCGCAAACTGTTTAGCGAGCGCTACATGCTGGCCGGGCGTAAGGGGCACCCACGGTTGCGACCGGGGCTGACGCTGGATGAATTTTGTCAGCTGGAACATCTGATTGTCTCGCCAGACGGCGGAGGCTTCAGTGCCGCCACAGACAGCGCGCTGGCGAAGCTTGGACGCTCGCGTCGAGTGGTGCTGTCGGTGCCGCACTTTCTTTTTATGCTGGAAGTGCTGGCGAGCAGCGATTTAGTCGCGGTGTTGCCGGAACGGCTGGTGCGCGCCTCCACGCAGTTACAGGTTATCGAGCCACCTATTGAGGTGCCGGGATTTGATATTTTGATGATGTGGCATGAACGCGTACAGCGCGATCCGGCACATCAGTGGCTGCGGCAACAGATGCTGGCGGTGGTGTAG
- a CDS encoding DUF1493 family protein has protein sequence MVTESDVLEFFRGELSIPFSLTSGRIHLEMDTVLQDYSESDELPYVIEDFSNKFSIDISSMNIEAYYPFVEASLFKRLFKRSQIEAEMMHIRKPLTVRMFAESAKAGRWLFD, from the coding sequence ATGGTAACAGAAAGCGACGTTCTGGAATTTTTCCGAGGTGAGCTATCGATCCCGTTTTCCTTAACAAGCGGAAGAATTCATCTTGAAATGGATACTGTCTTGCAGGATTACTCGGAGTCAGATGAACTTCCCTACGTTATTGAGGATTTCAGCAACAAATTCAGTATTGATATTTCGTCTATGAATATCGAAGCATATTATCCATTTGTCGAGGCATCCTTATTCAAAAGGTTGTTCAAAAGAAGCCAGATTGAAGCTGAGATGATGCATATCAGAAAACCCCTCACTGTCAGAATGTTTGCCGAGTCGGCAAAAGCAGGGCGTTGGTTGTTCGATTAA
- a CDS encoding DUF1176 domain-containing protein → MTSRYLLALALFASMAAPLWADDSGVSYSHKDWELACDNTLTCRAAGYSTEEGAGGSVLLTRQAGPDTPVSGEVVLADTMDEEPKPVAVLSLWIDDNTLGELQKTDNDEWRLTEAQTQAVITAVKGSGTVEFRGGVEPFELSGNGAFATLLKMDDAQGRIGTPGAMIRKGDKPESSTLVAVAAPVIQQVKVIKAQPRPLSAQELSSVKPQLIASLTDDDSCDNLEPSDDQPAAGAEPIMLTPVDGSHVLISALCWRGAYNEGYGYWLMDKRLQQKPELITDSASDYSDGVISLAQKGRGIGDCWSTAAWVWDGKDFQQSSEATTGMCRAIRAGGPWQLPTLVTNVKPAR, encoded by the coding sequence ATGACTTCCCGATACCTGCTGGCGCTCGCGCTGTTTGCCAGCATGGCTGCGCCGCTGTGGGCAGACGACAGCGGCGTTTCTTATAGTCACAAAGACTGGGAGCTGGCGTGCGACAACACGCTGACCTGTCGCGCAGCGGGCTATAGCACCGAAGAAGGTGCGGGTGGATCGGTATTGCTGACGCGTCAGGCGGGTCCGGACACACCTGTGAGCGGGGAAGTGGTGCTGGCCGATACCATGGATGAGGAACCGAAACCGGTGGCGGTGCTGTCGCTGTGGATCGACGACAATACTCTCGGTGAACTGCAAAAGACCGATAACGACGAATGGCGCTTAACCGAAGCGCAGACGCAGGCCGTGATCACCGCGGTGAAAGGCAGTGGCACCGTCGAGTTTCGCGGAGGTGTCGAACCGTTTGAGCTGTCTGGCAATGGCGCTTTTGCCACCTTGCTGAAAATGGATGATGCGCAGGGACGTATTGGTACACCCGGCGCGATGATCAGAAAAGGGGATAAACCGGAGAGCAGCACGCTGGTGGCGGTGGCGGCTCCGGTGATTCAGCAGGTCAAAGTCATCAAAGCCCAGCCGCGTCCGTTAAGCGCACAGGAGCTGTCATCGGTGAAGCCGCAGTTGATCGCTTCGCTTACCGATGATGATAGCTGCGATAATCTTGAGCCGTCTGACGATCAGCCAGCCGCTGGAGCTGAACCTATCATGCTGACGCCGGTCGACGGCTCCCATGTCTTGATTTCCGCCCTGTGCTGGCGCGGGGCTTATAACGAAGGTTATGGCTACTGGCTGATGGACAAACGCCTGCAACAGAAGCCTGAACTGATCACCGATTCCGCTTCAGACTACAGCGATGGGGTGATTTCGCTGGCACAAAAAGGACGTGGTATCGGCGATTGCTGGAGTACAGCCGCCTGGGTGTGGGATGGTAAAGACTTCCAGCAAAGCAGTGAAGCGACGACGGGCATGTGTCGTGCGATTCGCGCTGGCGGCCCGTGGCAACTGCCGACGCTGGTGACGAATGTCAAACCCGCGCGATAA
- a CDS encoding NAD(P)H-dependent oxidoreductase, with protein sequence MNVLIVFAHPEAHSLNGSLKDFSVQHLQQAGHQVQVSDLYAMNWKAQLDAADTLAPLVGEYFQASQDPRFAFEHQLQAADISAEQEKLRWADAVIFQFPLWWFSMPAIMKGWFERVYACGFAYGVGEHSENHWGDRYGEGTLAGKRAMLVVTTGGWESHYSPRGINGPIDDLLFPIQHGMLFYPGFSVLPPVVFYQVQKSAETRFNSWCDTLATRLDTLETCEPIPFRRQNHGDYAIPALTLKEEIAPGKTGFRVHREG encoded by the coding sequence ATGAATGTATTGATTGTCTTTGCCCATCCAGAAGCCCATTCACTGAATGGATCGTTAAAAGATTTCAGCGTGCAGCATCTGCAACAAGCCGGACATCAGGTGCAGGTTTCCGATCTGTATGCCATGAACTGGAAAGCGCAGCTGGATGCTGCTGACACCCTCGCCCCGCTGGTCGGTGAATATTTTCAGGCCTCTCAGGACCCGCGCTTTGCCTTTGAACATCAGTTGCAGGCGGCGGATATCAGCGCTGAACAGGAAAAACTGCGCTGGGCCGATGCGGTTATCTTCCAGTTCCCGCTGTGGTGGTTCTCAATGCCCGCCATCATGAAAGGCTGGTTTGAACGCGTGTACGCCTGTGGCTTTGCCTATGGCGTGGGAGAACATAGCGAAAACCACTGGGGCGACCGCTACGGTGAAGGCACGCTGGCAGGTAAACGGGCGATGCTGGTGGTGACCACGGGCGGCTGGGAATCCCACTACAGCCCGCGCGGCATCAATGGCCCAATTGATGATCTGTTGTTCCCGATTCAGCACGGCATGCTGTTCTATCCTGGCTTCAGCGTCCTGCCGCCGGTGGTGTTTTACCAGGTGCAGAAATCAGCGGAGACTCGCTTCAATAGCTGGTGCGATACGCTGGCCACAAGGCTGGATACCCTGGAAACCTGTGAACCCATTCCTTTCCGGCGACAGAACCACGGTGACTATGCCATTCCGGCTCTGACGCTGAAGGAGGAGATTGCACCGGGCAAAACCGGGTTTAGGGTGCACCGGGAAGGCTAA
- a CDS encoding nickel/cobalt transporter, translating into MTTRSLTLDWRTPAAGLLILTLLVLGTTLYTHWGAFLQWSLATQISLHRRLVTYLLQLNGHDYNGGIWLLGGAFIYGVLHAVGPGHGKFIITTYLSTNKESLLAARVVPFLGSLMQGGSAILFVYILAVGFNLAAGDLSTSRWYVEKVSALLIGAFGLFVIYQTLKQLRPRKIVINALKPLHQHTEHCGCGQHGVGANLSHADWKTRLGVVLTIGARPCSGAIMILLFANTLGIVSWGIAAVMTMSLGTALSILSLSLAVRYARNRTVTFFSRDNENLSWLVPTARIVGGLIIILFAIVLFLTVVPISPNGDYIAAGC; encoded by the coding sequence GTGACAACTCGCTCCCTCACCCTCGACTGGCGGACTCCCGCAGCAGGATTGTTAATCCTGACGTTGCTGGTTCTCGGTACCACGCTGTACACCCATTGGGGCGCATTTCTCCAGTGGAGCCTTGCCACGCAAATCTCGCTGCATCGCAGGCTGGTGACGTATCTGCTGCAACTCAACGGCCACGATTACAATGGCGGAATCTGGCTGCTCGGCGGTGCGTTTATTTACGGCGTGCTGCATGCGGTGGGGCCGGGGCACGGCAAATTTATCATCACCACTTACCTCAGCACCAATAAAGAAAGCCTGCTCGCGGCACGCGTGGTGCCGTTTCTCGGCAGCCTGATGCAGGGGGGCAGTGCCATCCTGTTTGTTTATATCCTGGCGGTGGGTTTTAACCTCGCAGCGGGAGATCTCAGCACCAGCCGCTGGTATGTGGAAAAAGTCAGTGCACTGCTGATTGGCGCTTTCGGCCTGTTTGTGATTTATCAGACGTTAAAACAGCTACGCCCCCGGAAAATCGTTATTAATGCGCTGAAGCCGCTGCATCAACACACTGAACACTGTGGCTGTGGGCAGCACGGTGTTGGCGCAAATCTGAGCCACGCTGACTGGAAAACCCGGCTGGGTGTGGTGCTGACGATCGGAGCCAGGCCATGCAGCGGGGCGATTATGATTTTGCTGTTTGCAAATACGCTGGGAATTGTCAGCTGGGGCATTGCGGCGGTGATGACCATGTCATTAGGTACGGCGTTGTCCATTTTGTCATTGTCACTGGCGGTGCGTTATGCGCGTAACCGCACGGTCACGTTCTTCAGCCGGGATAATGAAAACCTCAGCTGGCTGGTCCCGACGGCCAGAATCGTGGGAGGTCTGATTATCATCCTCTTCGCCATCGTTTTATTTCTCACCGTGGTTCCGATCAGCCCAAACGGGGACTACATCGCCGCCGGGTGTTGA
- a CDS encoding DUF1493 family protein — MSDDIEQRIYELVRRYDGVYLFKQRTLMPQIDIDSDLNFEDDEAAALMEEFFAEFNVARGTFAIETYYPPEPSLGAILNPFNKREVPVVPDFTLGMLIESAKAGRWLYE, encoded by the coding sequence ATGTCAGATGACATCGAACAGCGCATCTATGAGCTTGTCCGCCGTTATGATGGCGTATATCTGTTTAAGCAAAGAACGCTGATGCCACAGATTGATATTGATAGCGATCTTAACTTTGAGGACGACGAAGCAGCGGCATTAATGGAAGAGTTTTTTGCCGAATTCAACGTGGCGCGCGGCACCTTTGCCATCGAAACCTATTACCCGCCTGAGCCATCCCTGGGCGCGATCCTTAATCCGTTTAATAAGCGTGAAGTGCCGGTGGTGCCAGATTTCACGCTGGGCATGTTGATTGAGTCGGCTAAGGCCGGGCGCTGGTTATATGAATAG
- a CDS encoding STM2901 family protein, with protein MDTTEQLNGTYFYAGRMNISASELLFMIFCEQVADQLGVDDFGAIVAIVSGLNIASTRGKFAGATPGTSYASKAARKVFGNAKFPWGKELPSLVGGYPPHKLKILMTHKVSTFVGRSIPVVGWVILSYDLFQITSCTMQKYNSIARGNDKIW; from the coding sequence ATGGATACGACAGAACAGCTAAACGGAACGTATTTTTACGCTGGTAGGATGAATATAAGCGCCAGTGAATTGCTATTTATGATTTTCTGTGAACAGGTGGCCGATCAGCTTGGAGTTGATGATTTTGGGGCCATAGTGGCCATTGTTTCAGGGCTGAACATTGCATCAACAAGAGGGAAGTTTGCTGGAGCTACGCCCGGAACGTCCTATGCTTCCAAAGCTGCACGTAAAGTCTTTGGCAATGCTAAGTTTCCGTGGGGAAAAGAGTTACCTTCCTTAGTCGGTGGGTATCCTCCACACAAGCTGAAGATTCTTATGACTCACAAAGTCAGTACATTTGTTGGCAGGTCCATTCCTGTTGTTGGCTGGGTTATCCTTTCATATGATTTGTTCCAGATAACTTCCTGTACAATGCAAAAATACAATTCCATCGCGCGAGGGAATGACAAGATATGGTAA
- a CDS encoding isopenicillin N synthase family dioxygenase gives MGMSTLPVLDLALLELPAAEQAEHLAGLRETARDIGFFYLVNHGINTQLLHNVQSLTRAFFALPETEKQRVSMIHSPHFRGYNRAGVEYTREQRDQREQFDIGAERAALTLLPGDPAWKRLQGPNLWPEALPQLRPVIYAWQQAMTGVALRLLRAFAKSLSLPVDAFDALYGTHPNEHVKLIRYPGQAVDASQQGVGAHKDSGFLTFLLQDQQPGLQVEVTPGNWVDALPKPGAFVVNIGELLELATNGYLRATVHRVISPPERKERISIAFFLGAQLDAQVPVYQLPASLAAEAQGPTSDPANPLIREVGWNYLKGRLRSHRDVAQRYYADTLNTVKSN, from the coding sequence ATGGGTATGAGTACCTTGCCGGTACTGGATTTGGCTCTGCTGGAGTTACCGGCCGCTGAACAGGCAGAACATCTTGCCGGGTTACGGGAAACCGCGCGTGATATCGGTTTTTTCTATCTGGTCAACCACGGCATTAATACGCAGCTGCTGCACAATGTGCAGAGCCTCACTCGCGCCTTTTTTGCCTTACCGGAGACGGAAAAACAGCGGGTGTCGATGATCCATTCGCCGCATTTTCGTGGTTACAACCGGGCAGGCGTGGAATATACCCGCGAGCAACGTGATCAGCGTGAGCAGTTTGATATTGGCGCTGAGCGGGCTGCACTCACGTTGTTGCCAGGGGACCCGGCATGGAAGCGCCTGCAGGGGCCTAATCTGTGGCCGGAGGCGCTGCCGCAGTTGCGTCCGGTGATTTATGCCTGGCAGCAGGCGATGACCGGGGTGGCTCTGCGTTTACTGCGTGCCTTTGCCAAATCGCTCTCGCTGCCTGTTGATGCTTTTGATGCGCTGTACGGCACCCATCCCAATGAACACGTCAAACTGATCCGTTATCCCGGCCAGGCAGTGGATGCGAGCCAGCAGGGAGTGGGCGCGCATAAAGACTCCGGCTTCCTGACCTTTCTGTTGCAGGACCAACAGCCAGGTTTGCAGGTGGAGGTGACCCCCGGCAACTGGGTGGATGCGTTACCGAAACCCGGTGCTTTCGTGGTGAATATTGGTGAGTTGCTGGAACTGGCAACCAACGGCTATTTGCGCGCCACGGTACATCGTGTGATCTCGCCACCGGAGCGCAAAGAACGCATCTCTATCGCCTTTTTCCTCGGCGCACAACTGGATGCGCAGGTGCCTGTTTATCAGTTACCTGCATCACTGGCGGCTGAAGCGCAGGGGCCGACCAGCGATCCCGCTAACCCGCTGATTCGCGAAGTGGGCTGGAATTACCTGAAAGGGCGTTTGCGATCGCACCGCGATGTCGCGCAGCGTTACTACGCCGACACTCTCAATACCGTTAAATCGAACTAA